The following are from one region of the Veillonella nakazawae genome:
- the aroA gene encoding 3-phosphoshikimate 1-carboxyvinyltransferase, giving the protein MHSVTNAIPTGTIASIPAKAHAHRALICAALANSPSTILLSRTSKDIDATMDSLRGLGAHVVYENKIVTVTPGPAPAKGNVVPHESGTTLRLLLPVAASICNDVDVDAKGRLPDRPLEPMLSEMKAHGVTFSQDKPPFTMMGRLQGGNFSMVGDVSSQFFSGLLLAAPQIGLSTITSTTPLQSSDYVTLTTETMRDFGVEVEHTLPDTNINEAFTVPFGSSFIGRDNYQIEGDWSNAAIWMVAAGMTGKPITITGMNKNSVQADRRIMQVMINAGCDVVWDGMNVTVTGRASKPIHADLEQMPDMLPVMAALACSISGESSFVKGARLRLKESDRLVAVANLIRDLGGTVCEEGDDLYIIGSGILKGGHGDCVNDHRLVMAGTLMALISENPVTLQDSEAITKSYPDFFEDWNLLGGNAQPV; this is encoded by the coding sequence ATGCATTCCGTAACGAACGCCATTCCTACAGGAACGATTGCGTCCATCCCAGCAAAGGCACATGCACACCGCGCATTAATTTGTGCAGCCCTTGCTAACTCTCCATCTACTATACTACTAAGCCGTACCTCTAAAGACATCGATGCTACTATGGACTCCTTGCGAGGCTTAGGTGCTCACGTAGTATATGAAAATAAAATTGTTACCGTTACTCCTGGCCCCGCTCCTGCAAAGGGCAATGTAGTACCTCACGAATCAGGCACTACATTACGCCTTTTATTGCCTGTAGCAGCATCCATCTGTAATGATGTAGATGTAGATGCGAAAGGTCGTTTACCAGATCGTCCTCTAGAACCTATGCTAAGCGAAATGAAAGCGCACGGCGTAACATTCTCCCAAGATAAACCACCATTCACTATGATGGGGCGTCTTCAAGGGGGCAATTTCTCCATGGTAGGTGATGTAAGTAGTCAATTCTTCTCTGGTTTATTGTTGGCAGCCCCTCAAATCGGCTTATCTACTATTACCTCTACTACGCCACTACAATCTAGCGATTATGTAACACTAACTACTGAAACAATGCGAGATTTTGGTGTCGAAGTAGAACACACTTTACCAGACACAAACATCAATGAGGCTTTCACAGTACCATTTGGTTCGTCCTTCATAGGTCGTGATAATTACCAAATCGAAGGCGACTGGTCTAATGCAGCAATCTGGATGGTAGCCGCTGGTATGACGGGCAAACCAATTACGATTACAGGCATGAACAAAAACTCTGTACAAGCTGACCGCCGCATCATGCAAGTTATGATTAATGCTGGTTGTGATGTAGTATGGGATGGTATGAATGTGACGGTCACAGGTCGCGCTTCCAAGCCAATCCATGCAGATCTAGAGCAAATGCCGGATATGTTGCCTGTTATGGCCGCCCTTGCTTGCTCTATTTCTGGTGAAAGTTCCTTTGTTAAAGGTGCTCGCCTACGTTTAAAAGAATCTGATCGCCTTGTAGCTGTTGCTAATCTCATAAGAGATTTAGGCGGTACAGTGTGCGAAGAAGGTGATGACCTATACATCATCGGTAGTGGTATACTTAAAGGTGGACATGGCGATTGCGTAAATGACCATCGCCTCGTTATGGCAGGCACATTGATGGCCCTCATCAGTGAAAACCCTGTTACGTTACAAGATAGCGAAGCTATCACAAAATCCTATCCAGACTTCTTTGAGGACTGGAACTTACTGGGCGGTAATGCACAACCAGTTTAG
- the aroC gene encoding chorismate synthase — MASNFGKTIQVSTFGASHGYAIGGIVEGLPCGHTIDIDELKAFLKRRTPGQNQLTTQRKEADTPEFLAGMVDGMLSGSPLAFMIRNTSQHSSDYNNLRDIPRPSHADFTARMRYGDKVDMRGGGHFSARLTAPLCVAGGIAIQLLREKGIEIHGHLKQVGTIQDTPINMVHPDMKALASIATEPIAMVNPQKRNEVETLVMNLKKDGDSTGGIVEVVATGLPIGLGNPNFDGIENRLARVIFGIPAIKGVSFGGGFDMCAKLGSEVNDAFTMDGDKITTTTNNSGGIQGGITNGLPLVMQVGIKPTPSIYKEQHSVSLSQKEDTLLTIQGRHDPCVALRAVPVIEAVTALVILDFLGDIDHELR; from the coding sequence ATGGCATCTAATTTCGGTAAAACCATACAGGTATCTACCTTTGGCGCCTCTCATGGGTATGCCATTGGCGGTATTGTAGAGGGTCTGCCTTGTGGACATACCATCGATATCGATGAGTTAAAAGCTTTTTTAAAGCGCCGTACGCCAGGGCAAAATCAATTAACAACACAACGTAAGGAAGCCGATACACCTGAATTTTTAGCAGGTATGGTAGACGGCATGCTCAGTGGTTCTCCATTGGCATTTATGATCCGCAACACATCTCAACACTCTAGCGATTATAATAACTTACGTGATATCCCTCGCCCATCTCATGCGGACTTCACAGCTCGCATGCGCTACGGTGACAAGGTAGATATGCGCGGAGGTGGCCATTTTTCAGCGCGCCTTACAGCTCCGCTTTGCGTAGCTGGTGGCATCGCTATCCAACTATTACGTGAAAAAGGCATTGAAATCCACGGCCATTTAAAACAAGTGGGAACGATTCAAGATACTCCTATCAACATGGTTCACCCAGATATGAAAGCATTAGCTAGCATCGCTACAGAGCCAATTGCTATGGTTAATCCACAAAAACGTAACGAAGTAGAAACCCTTGTTATGAACCTCAAAAAAGACGGCGACTCTACCGGTGGTATCGTTGAAGTCGTTGCTACAGGACTACCAATTGGCCTTGGCAATCCAAACTTTGATGGCATCGAAAACCGCTTAGCTCGTGTTATCTTTGGAATCCCTGCCATTAAAGGCGTATCCTTCGGTGGAGGCTTTGACATGTGTGCTAAGCTTGGTTCCGAAGTGAATGACGCTTTCACCATGGACGGCGACAAGATTACAACGACAACGAATAATAGCGGTGGTATTCAAGGTGGTATTACCAATGGCTTACCACTCGTTATGCAAGTGGGCATCAAGCCAACACCATCTATTTATAAAGAACAACATTCTGTGTCACTTTCACAAAAAGAGGACACATTGCTCACAATCCAAGGTCGTCACGACCCATGTGTAGCGCTTCGTGCAGTACCTGTAATCGAAGCTGTTACAGCCCTTGTTATTCTTGATTTCTTAGGAGATATTGACCATGAACTTAGATGA